Proteins encoded within one genomic window of Siniperca chuatsi isolate FFG_IHB_CAS linkage group LG4, ASM2008510v1, whole genome shotgun sequence:
- the LOC122874722 gene encoding golgin subfamily A member 6-like protein 22 isoform X1, with product MWEDEDCSLSHAKGSDSLDLERHKMFRPSCRSSSPFSLTDLDMWDTKSRFTAQTSAWCDMATVSGTEFLSKVSTSTSGSTGGFRQNDPGLRKWQSLSHLALEGATRSFPPCPGAELRATRGESSFRQTEVVQCLQDAHERLNTQLDWLSTRNSQLSYNITTAKLLDMKNKQLSEVMTALEQEKEAAELSQFEKSRQRGELREKVLQLEKDLQQMRSILDRGNSYQPTEKTPRSLSRSLPMSQEDFNRQERQKVDTELYKLREALREAEARAKTQEEERNQALQKLQASTEIQRRLLNQIEEMNQRLSHTRQNHSEVQEQLSEANNTISQACLEKAILSTQVLKLEDDIKELKAKVTGPLSDKDHLIQEKADLHQRAQVLELQLKRAQQGSEGCEVLVIQSHNNKQDQETVLMKEESKALREVNEKLTCELEMIKQKLKTSQSLLQEVTAERVINSKQITDLEAECTQLIREKEELLSKMNEDRHEELTEIKEKCCQLGESVEVLELEKLKLQNQCLSLEAEVLEKEEKLHLQEEEYRKQDAVRVQSIEELQVVATHWTEKWQKVALTLQSTQEELEKLKKNNSTEELQVESVHLASEIEKLKKEGQKDKEEIENLLQHKANVETVLTRAKRESDSLLRVELDACKQELELERSRSQALLHRYKDKGGEAVQTQDKQTETDLSESSLLWEPPSDSQSSQNKSPQVCIQSSEVQRLKQKLTEREKELREKEEALKSLEGLREMEKNEAQLKISALELKASEDGQDDGGQADVSTTNSLRAQLEESRRRVNRLQQEKTLAVQKIQTLRQLYLGKDEKPSVEGRKDKTVCPVILETDQQRRMVTEQLKSLFKEREGKEVGKVDNRSAAAQTGASTLQDWTPTSKIIRSAVDRRSWQQGSGLMPVFEEDEESSDWPGGEEGKPAEETHAKETFPNQSQQMSTMSAELSNLKAKKVNLLQATLRCKQPIQDRPPKAKKLSDKSSDVEGANLYHCSDETDLQQKRPPSLYPDGIFLAELVDICSPDEDEEGGKDK from the exons ATGTGGGAAGATGAGGACTGTAGCCTCTCCCATGCAAAGGGAAGTGATAGTTTGGATCTAGAAAGACACAAGATGTTTAGACCCTCATGCAGAAGTTCAAGTCCATTTTCTCTCACAGACCTCGACATGTGGGACACCAAATCTCGCTTTACAGCCCAG aCCTCAGCATGGTGTGATATGGCAACTGTCTCTGGGACAGAGTTTCTGTCCAAAGTCAGCACAAG CACATCTGGGAGCACTGGTGGCTTCAGACAGAATGACCCAGGTCTAAGGAAGTGGCAGTCATTGTCCCATCTGGCACTTGAGGGTGCTACACGATCCTTTCCTCCATGTCCAGGGGCTGAATTAAGGGCTACCCGAGGTGAAAGTAGCTTTAGACAAACAGAAGTGGTGCAATGCCTGCAGGATGCTCATGAGCGTCTCAACACTCAGCTGGACTGGCTGAGCACCAGAAATTCACAGCTGAGCTACAATATAACTACTGCAAAACTGCTTGACATGAAAAATAAG CAGCTGTCAGAAGTGATGACTGCTCTTgagcaggagaaggaggcagCTGAATTATCTCAATTTGAAAAGAGCCGGCAACGTGGAGAGCTTCGTGAAAA GGTCCTACAGCTGGAGAAGGACCTGCAGCAAATGAGGTCTATTTTGGACAGAGGAAATAGTTATCAACCAACCGAAAAAACTCCTCGCTCGCTTAGCAGATCATTACCAATGAGTCAAGAAGACTTTAACAGACAG GAGAGGCAGAAGGTTGACACAGAGCTGTACAAGCTGAGAGAGGCTCTGAGAGAAGCTGAGGCGAGGGCAAAGACACAAGAAGAAGAACGAAACCAGGCACTCCAGAAACTCCAGGCTTCTACAGAG ATACAGAGGAGGCTGTTAAATCAAATAGAGGAGATGAACCAGAGGCTTAGCCACACAAGACAGAATCACTCTGAAGTGCAAGAACAGCTGAGTGAAGCAAACAACACGATCAGCCAAGCATGCCTG GAAAAAGCCATCTTGTCAACTCAAGTGCTAAAACTGGAGGATGATATAAAAGAACTGAAGGCCAAAGTGACAGGGCCTCTGTCTGACAAAGATCACCTGATCCAG GAGAAAGCAGATCTGCACCAGAGGGCCCAGGTCctggagctgcagctgaagaGGGCCCAACAAGGTTCAGAGGGTTGTGAGGTCCTTGTCATTCagtcacacaacaacaaacaggatCAGGAAACTGTTCTGATGAAGGAAGAATCAAAGGCTCTCAGAGAG GTGAATGAAAAGCTGACGTGTGAGCTTGAAATGATTAAGCAGAAACTGAAAACTTCACAGTCTCTGCTACAGGAGGTAACAGCAGAGAGGGTCATCAACTCCAAACAGATCACAGATCTGGAGGCAGAATGCACTCAGCTgatcagagaaaaagaggaactGCTGAGTAAAATGAATGAAGATCGACATGAGGAGCTCACAGAGATCAAAGAAAAGTGCTGCCAGCTCGG GGAATCTGTGGAAGTTTTAGAATTAGAAAAATTGAAACTGCAGAATCAGTGCCTGAGTttggaggctgaggtccttgagaaggaggagaagctACACCTGCAGGAGGAAGAGTATCGGAAACAAGATGCAGTGAGAGTCCAGAGCATTGAGGAACTACAAGTTGTGGCCACACACTGGACTGAGAAATGGCAAAAGGTGGCTTTGACCCTGCAGTCCACACAGGAGGAGCTAGAGAAACTCAAAAAGAACAACTCCACAGAGGAA cTCCAAGTAGAATCCGTACATCTGGCAAGTGAGattgaaaaattaaagaaagagGGCCAGAAAGACAA AGAAGAAATTGAGAATCTGCTGCAGCACAAAGCTAATGTGGAGACAGTGCTGACCAGAGCCAAG AGGGAATCTGACTCACTGCTAAGGGTTGAGCTTGACGCATGCAAACAAGAGCTGGAGCTGGAAAGGAGCAGGAGTCAGGCGCTGCTTCACAGATATAAAGATAAAG GTGGTGAAGCTGTGCAGACTcaggacaaacagacagagacaga CTTATCAGAATCCTCTTTGTTATGGGAGCCACCATCGGACTCCCAGAGCAGCCAAAACAAATCCCCCCAG GTGTGTATACAAAGCAGTGAGGTTCAAAGGCTGAAGcaaaaactgactgaaagagagaaggaacTGAGGGAAAA GGAAGAAGCTTTGAAGAGTCTAGAAGGGctgagagagatggaaaaaaatgaGGCTCAACTCAAGATTTCTGCTCTGGAGCTCAAG GCCTCTGAAGATGGTCAAGATGATGGTGGCCAAGCAGATGTCTCAACCACAAACTCATTGAGGGCCCAGCTAGAAG agagcaggaggagggtgAACCGTCTGCAGCAGGAGAAAACACTGGCAGTCCAGAAGATTCAAACATTGAGGCAGCTTTACCTG GGTAAAGATGAGAAACCATCTGTTGAAGGCAGGAAGGATAAAACTGTCTGTCCAGTTATTTTAGAGACGGACCAGCAGAGGAGGATGGTCACTGAGCAG TTAAAGAGTCTGTTTAAGGAGCGAGAAGGAAAGGAGGTGGGAAAAGTTGACAACAgatcagcagcagctcagactggaGCCTCCACACTGCAAGACTGGACTCCCACATCTAAAATTATACGG AGTGcagtggacaggaggagctggcagCAGGGCTCAGGTTTGATGCCAGTGTTTGAAGAGGACGAGGAGAGCAGTGACTGGccaggaggggaggagggaaagCCAGCAGAGGAGACTCATGCTAAGGAAACATTCCCCAACCAAAGCCAACAG ATGTCAACTATGAGTGCAGAACTCAGCAATCTGAAGGCAAAAAAAGTGAATCTGCTGCAAG CCACACTAAGGTGCAAGCAGCCAATCCAGGACCGTCCCCCTAAAGCAAAAAAACTATCAGACAAGTCTTCTGATGTCGAAGGGGCAAACCTATATCACTGTTCAGATGAGACTGACCTGCAGCAGAAGAGGCCACCTTCCCTCTATCCAGATGGAATATTCCTGGCTGAGCTTGTAGATATCTGTAGccctgatgaagatgaagagggGGGCAAGGACAAATGA
- the LOC122874722 gene encoding golgin subfamily A member 6-like protein 22 isoform X4 has protein sequence MWEDEDCSLSHAKGSDSLDLERHKMFRPSCRSSSPFSLTDLDMWDTKSRFTAQTSAWCDMATVSGTEFLSKVSTSTSGSTGGFRQNDPGLRKWQSLSHLALEGATRSFPPCPGAELRATRGESSFRQTEVVQCLQDAHERLNTQLDWLSTRNSQLSYNITTAKLLDMKNKQLSEVMTALEQEKEAAELSQFEKSRQRGELREKVLQLEKDLQQMRSILDRGNSYQPTEKTPRSLSRSLPMSQEDFNRQERQKVDTELYKLREALREAEARAKTQEEERNQALQKLQASTEIQRRLLNQIEEMNQRLSHTRQNHSEVQEQLSEANNTISQACLEKAILSTQVLKLEDDIKELKAKVTGPLSDKDHLIQEKADLHQRAQVLELQLKRAQQGSEGCEVLVIQSHNNKQDQETVLMKEESKALREVNEKLTCELEMIKQKLKTSQSLLQEVTAERVINSKQITDLEAECTQLIREKEELLSKMNEDRHEELTEIKEKCCQLGESVEVLELEKLKLQNQCLSLEAEVLEKEEKLHLQEEEYRKQDAVRVQSIEELQVVATHWTEKWQKVALTLQSTQEELEKLKKNNSTEERESDSLLRVELDACKQELELERSRSQALLHRYKDKGGEAVQTQDKQTETDLSESSLLWEPPSDSQSSQNKSPQVCIQSSEVQRLKQKLTEREKELREKEEALKSLEGLREMEKNEAQLKISALELKASEDGQDDGGQADVSTTNSLRAQLEESRRRVNRLQQEKTLAVQKIQTLRQLYLGKDEKPSVEGRKDKTVCPVILETDQQRRMVTEQLKSLFKEREGKEVGKVDNRSAAAQTGASTLQDWTPTSKIIRSAVDRRSWQQGSGLMPVFEEDEESSDWPGGEEGKPAEETHAKETFPNQSQQMSTMSAELSNLKAKKVNLLQATLRCKQPIQDRPPKAKKLSDKSSDVEGANLYHCSDETDLQQKRPPSLYPDGIFLAELVDICSPDEDEEGGKDK, from the exons ATGTGGGAAGATGAGGACTGTAGCCTCTCCCATGCAAAGGGAAGTGATAGTTTGGATCTAGAAAGACACAAGATGTTTAGACCCTCATGCAGAAGTTCAAGTCCATTTTCTCTCACAGACCTCGACATGTGGGACACCAAATCTCGCTTTACAGCCCAG aCCTCAGCATGGTGTGATATGGCAACTGTCTCTGGGACAGAGTTTCTGTCCAAAGTCAGCACAAG CACATCTGGGAGCACTGGTGGCTTCAGACAGAATGACCCAGGTCTAAGGAAGTGGCAGTCATTGTCCCATCTGGCACTTGAGGGTGCTACACGATCCTTTCCTCCATGTCCAGGGGCTGAATTAAGGGCTACCCGAGGTGAAAGTAGCTTTAGACAAACAGAAGTGGTGCAATGCCTGCAGGATGCTCATGAGCGTCTCAACACTCAGCTGGACTGGCTGAGCACCAGAAATTCACAGCTGAGCTACAATATAACTACTGCAAAACTGCTTGACATGAAAAATAAG CAGCTGTCAGAAGTGATGACTGCTCTTgagcaggagaaggaggcagCTGAATTATCTCAATTTGAAAAGAGCCGGCAACGTGGAGAGCTTCGTGAAAA GGTCCTACAGCTGGAGAAGGACCTGCAGCAAATGAGGTCTATTTTGGACAGAGGAAATAGTTATCAACCAACCGAAAAAACTCCTCGCTCGCTTAGCAGATCATTACCAATGAGTCAAGAAGACTTTAACAGACAG GAGAGGCAGAAGGTTGACACAGAGCTGTACAAGCTGAGAGAGGCTCTGAGAGAAGCTGAGGCGAGGGCAAAGACACAAGAAGAAGAACGAAACCAGGCACTCCAGAAACTCCAGGCTTCTACAGAG ATACAGAGGAGGCTGTTAAATCAAATAGAGGAGATGAACCAGAGGCTTAGCCACACAAGACAGAATCACTCTGAAGTGCAAGAACAGCTGAGTGAAGCAAACAACACGATCAGCCAAGCATGCCTG GAAAAAGCCATCTTGTCAACTCAAGTGCTAAAACTGGAGGATGATATAAAAGAACTGAAGGCCAAAGTGACAGGGCCTCTGTCTGACAAAGATCACCTGATCCAG GAGAAAGCAGATCTGCACCAGAGGGCCCAGGTCctggagctgcagctgaagaGGGCCCAACAAGGTTCAGAGGGTTGTGAGGTCCTTGTCATTCagtcacacaacaacaaacaggatCAGGAAACTGTTCTGATGAAGGAAGAATCAAAGGCTCTCAGAGAG GTGAATGAAAAGCTGACGTGTGAGCTTGAAATGATTAAGCAGAAACTGAAAACTTCACAGTCTCTGCTACAGGAGGTAACAGCAGAGAGGGTCATCAACTCCAAACAGATCACAGATCTGGAGGCAGAATGCACTCAGCTgatcagagaaaaagaggaactGCTGAGTAAAATGAATGAAGATCGACATGAGGAGCTCACAGAGATCAAAGAAAAGTGCTGCCAGCTCGG GGAATCTGTGGAAGTTTTAGAATTAGAAAAATTGAAACTGCAGAATCAGTGCCTGAGTttggaggctgaggtccttgagaaggaggagaagctACACCTGCAGGAGGAAGAGTATCGGAAACAAGATGCAGTGAGAGTCCAGAGCATTGAGGAACTACAAGTTGTGGCCACACACTGGACTGAGAAATGGCAAAAGGTGGCTTTGACCCTGCAGTCCACACAGGAGGAGCTAGAGAAACTCAAAAAGAACAACTCCACAGAGGAA AGGGAATCTGACTCACTGCTAAGGGTTGAGCTTGACGCATGCAAACAAGAGCTGGAGCTGGAAAGGAGCAGGAGTCAGGCGCTGCTTCACAGATATAAAGATAAAG GTGGTGAAGCTGTGCAGACTcaggacaaacagacagagacaga CTTATCAGAATCCTCTTTGTTATGGGAGCCACCATCGGACTCCCAGAGCAGCCAAAACAAATCCCCCCAG GTGTGTATACAAAGCAGTGAGGTTCAAAGGCTGAAGcaaaaactgactgaaagagagaaggaacTGAGGGAAAA GGAAGAAGCTTTGAAGAGTCTAGAAGGGctgagagagatggaaaaaaatgaGGCTCAACTCAAGATTTCTGCTCTGGAGCTCAAG GCCTCTGAAGATGGTCAAGATGATGGTGGCCAAGCAGATGTCTCAACCACAAACTCATTGAGGGCCCAGCTAGAAG agagcaggaggagggtgAACCGTCTGCAGCAGGAGAAAACACTGGCAGTCCAGAAGATTCAAACATTGAGGCAGCTTTACCTG GGTAAAGATGAGAAACCATCTGTTGAAGGCAGGAAGGATAAAACTGTCTGTCCAGTTATTTTAGAGACGGACCAGCAGAGGAGGATGGTCACTGAGCAG TTAAAGAGTCTGTTTAAGGAGCGAGAAGGAAAGGAGGTGGGAAAAGTTGACAACAgatcagcagcagctcagactggaGCCTCCACACTGCAAGACTGGACTCCCACATCTAAAATTATACGG AGTGcagtggacaggaggagctggcagCAGGGCTCAGGTTTGATGCCAGTGTTTGAAGAGGACGAGGAGAGCAGTGACTGGccaggaggggaggagggaaagCCAGCAGAGGAGACTCATGCTAAGGAAACATTCCCCAACCAAAGCCAACAG ATGTCAACTATGAGTGCAGAACTCAGCAATCTGAAGGCAAAAAAAGTGAATCTGCTGCAAG CCACACTAAGGTGCAAGCAGCCAATCCAGGACCGTCCCCCTAAAGCAAAAAAACTATCAGACAAGTCTTCTGATGTCGAAGGGGCAAACCTATATCACTGTTCAGATGAGACTGACCTGCAGCAGAAGAGGCCACCTTCCCTCTATCCAGATGGAATATTCCTGGCTGAGCTTGTAGATATCTGTAGccctgatgaagatgaagagggGGGCAAGGACAAATGA
- the LOC122874722 gene encoding golgin subfamily A member 6-like protein 22 isoform X5, which translates to MATVSGTEFLSKVSTSTSGSTGGFRQNDPGLRKWQSLSHLALEGATRSFPPCPGAELRATRGESSFRQTEVVQCLQDAHERLNTQLDWLSTRNSQLSYNITTAKLLDMKNKQLSEVMTALEQEKEAAELSQFEKSRQRGELREKVLQLEKDLQQMRSILDRGNSYQPTEKTPRSLSRSLPMSQEDFNRQERQKVDTELYKLREALREAEARAKTQEEERNQALQKLQASTEIQRRLLNQIEEMNQRLSHTRQNHSEVQEQLSEANNTISQACLEKAILSTQVLKLEDDIKELKAKVTGPLSDKDHLIQEKADLHQRAQVLELQLKRAQQGSEGCEVLVIQSHNNKQDQETVLMKEESKALREVNEKLTCELEMIKQKLKTSQSLLQEVTAERVINSKQITDLEAECTQLIREKEELLSKMNEDRHEELTEIKEKCCQLGESVEVLELEKLKLQNQCLSLEAEVLEKEEKLHLQEEEYRKQDAVRVQSIEELQVVATHWTEKWQKVALTLQSTQEELEKLKKNNSTEELQVESVHLASEIEKLKKEGQKDKEEIENLLQHKANVETVLTRAKRESDSLLRVELDACKQELELERSRSQALLHRYKDKGGEAVQTQDKQTETDLSESSLLWEPPSDSQSSQNKSPQVCIQSSEVQRLKQKLTEREKELREKEEALKSLEGLREMEKNEAQLKISALELKASEDGQDDGGQADVSTTNSLRAQLEESRRRVNRLQQEKTLAVQKIQTLRQLYLGKDEKPSVEGRKDKTVCPVILETDQQRRMVTEQLKSLFKEREGKEVGKVDNRSAAAQTGASTLQDWTPTSKIIRSAVDRRSWQQGSGLMPVFEEDEESSDWPGGEEGKPAEETHAKETFPNQSQQMSTMSAELSNLKAKKVNLLQATLRCKQPIQDRPPKAKKLSDKSSDVEGANLYHCSDETDLQQKRPPSLYPDGIFLAELVDICSPDEDEEGGKDK; encoded by the exons ATGGCAACTGTCTCTGGGACAGAGTTTCTGTCCAAAGTCAGCACAAG CACATCTGGGAGCACTGGTGGCTTCAGACAGAATGACCCAGGTCTAAGGAAGTGGCAGTCATTGTCCCATCTGGCACTTGAGGGTGCTACACGATCCTTTCCTCCATGTCCAGGGGCTGAATTAAGGGCTACCCGAGGTGAAAGTAGCTTTAGACAAACAGAAGTGGTGCAATGCCTGCAGGATGCTCATGAGCGTCTCAACACTCAGCTGGACTGGCTGAGCACCAGAAATTCACAGCTGAGCTACAATATAACTACTGCAAAACTGCTTGACATGAAAAATAAG CAGCTGTCAGAAGTGATGACTGCTCTTgagcaggagaaggaggcagCTGAATTATCTCAATTTGAAAAGAGCCGGCAACGTGGAGAGCTTCGTGAAAA GGTCCTACAGCTGGAGAAGGACCTGCAGCAAATGAGGTCTATTTTGGACAGAGGAAATAGTTATCAACCAACCGAAAAAACTCCTCGCTCGCTTAGCAGATCATTACCAATGAGTCAAGAAGACTTTAACAGACAG GAGAGGCAGAAGGTTGACACAGAGCTGTACAAGCTGAGAGAGGCTCTGAGAGAAGCTGAGGCGAGGGCAAAGACACAAGAAGAAGAACGAAACCAGGCACTCCAGAAACTCCAGGCTTCTACAGAG ATACAGAGGAGGCTGTTAAATCAAATAGAGGAGATGAACCAGAGGCTTAGCCACACAAGACAGAATCACTCTGAAGTGCAAGAACAGCTGAGTGAAGCAAACAACACGATCAGCCAAGCATGCCTG GAAAAAGCCATCTTGTCAACTCAAGTGCTAAAACTGGAGGATGATATAAAAGAACTGAAGGCCAAAGTGACAGGGCCTCTGTCTGACAAAGATCACCTGATCCAG GAGAAAGCAGATCTGCACCAGAGGGCCCAGGTCctggagctgcagctgaagaGGGCCCAACAAGGTTCAGAGGGTTGTGAGGTCCTTGTCATTCagtcacacaacaacaaacaggatCAGGAAACTGTTCTGATGAAGGAAGAATCAAAGGCTCTCAGAGAG GTGAATGAAAAGCTGACGTGTGAGCTTGAAATGATTAAGCAGAAACTGAAAACTTCACAGTCTCTGCTACAGGAGGTAACAGCAGAGAGGGTCATCAACTCCAAACAGATCACAGATCTGGAGGCAGAATGCACTCAGCTgatcagagaaaaagaggaactGCTGAGTAAAATGAATGAAGATCGACATGAGGAGCTCACAGAGATCAAAGAAAAGTGCTGCCAGCTCGG GGAATCTGTGGAAGTTTTAGAATTAGAAAAATTGAAACTGCAGAATCAGTGCCTGAGTttggaggctgaggtccttgagaaggaggagaagctACACCTGCAGGAGGAAGAGTATCGGAAACAAGATGCAGTGAGAGTCCAGAGCATTGAGGAACTACAAGTTGTGGCCACACACTGGACTGAGAAATGGCAAAAGGTGGCTTTGACCCTGCAGTCCACACAGGAGGAGCTAGAGAAACTCAAAAAGAACAACTCCACAGAGGAA cTCCAAGTAGAATCCGTACATCTGGCAAGTGAGattgaaaaattaaagaaagagGGCCAGAAAGACAA AGAAGAAATTGAGAATCTGCTGCAGCACAAAGCTAATGTGGAGACAGTGCTGACCAGAGCCAAG AGGGAATCTGACTCACTGCTAAGGGTTGAGCTTGACGCATGCAAACAAGAGCTGGAGCTGGAAAGGAGCAGGAGTCAGGCGCTGCTTCACAGATATAAAGATAAAG GTGGTGAAGCTGTGCAGACTcaggacaaacagacagagacaga CTTATCAGAATCCTCTTTGTTATGGGAGCCACCATCGGACTCCCAGAGCAGCCAAAACAAATCCCCCCAG GTGTGTATACAAAGCAGTGAGGTTCAAAGGCTGAAGcaaaaactgactgaaagagagaaggaacTGAGGGAAAA GGAAGAAGCTTTGAAGAGTCTAGAAGGGctgagagagatggaaaaaaatgaGGCTCAACTCAAGATTTCTGCTCTGGAGCTCAAG GCCTCTGAAGATGGTCAAGATGATGGTGGCCAAGCAGATGTCTCAACCACAAACTCATTGAGGGCCCAGCTAGAAG agagcaggaggagggtgAACCGTCTGCAGCAGGAGAAAACACTGGCAGTCCAGAAGATTCAAACATTGAGGCAGCTTTACCTG GGTAAAGATGAGAAACCATCTGTTGAAGGCAGGAAGGATAAAACTGTCTGTCCAGTTATTTTAGAGACGGACCAGCAGAGGAGGATGGTCACTGAGCAG TTAAAGAGTCTGTTTAAGGAGCGAGAAGGAAAGGAGGTGGGAAAAGTTGACAACAgatcagcagcagctcagactggaGCCTCCACACTGCAAGACTGGACTCCCACATCTAAAATTATACGG AGTGcagtggacaggaggagctggcagCAGGGCTCAGGTTTGATGCCAGTGTTTGAAGAGGACGAGGAGAGCAGTGACTGGccaggaggggaggagggaaagCCAGCAGAGGAGACTCATGCTAAGGAAACATTCCCCAACCAAAGCCAACAG ATGTCAACTATGAGTGCAGAACTCAGCAATCTGAAGGCAAAAAAAGTGAATCTGCTGCAAG CCACACTAAGGTGCAAGCAGCCAATCCAGGACCGTCCCCCTAAAGCAAAAAAACTATCAGACAAGTCTTCTGATGTCGAAGGGGCAAACCTATATCACTGTTCAGATGAGACTGACCTGCAGCAGAAGAGGCCACCTTCCCTCTATCCAGATGGAATATTCCTGGCTGAGCTTGTAGATATCTGTAGccctgatgaagatgaagagggGGGCAAGGACAAATGA